From the Falsibacillus albus genome, one window contains:
- the ylbJ gene encoding sporulation integral membrane protein YlbJ: MVLSKIKTLILAAAITIMAISMIVYPEESFEASIRGLNMWWEIVFPSLLPFFIISEMLIGFGVVKFIGVLLEPFMRPLFKVPGVGGFVWAMGMATGFPSGANLTARLRKEGQLTRIEAERLVCFTNSSNPLFIFGAVSVGFFYNPNLGVILALSHYLGNFTVGLFMRFYGREQTGSKPERKKKPSIRAAFSSLHQTRIKEERPIGKILGDAVVSSIQTLLMIGGFIILFSVINKLLFFLHITSFISIFINGFFHMIDFPEALGIPFISGLFEITLGSKMTSQAEAANLMQQAMTVSFILGFSGFSVQAQVASILANTDIRFKPFFAARILHGFSAACLTFLMWKPLFERFYSTGIPSYSTPVFLHSESRLWKDALEFFIHFGPMITIGALVLYIILYTRKIFIH; the protein is encoded by the coding sequence TATCCGGAGGAATCCTTCGAGGCTTCCATCCGCGGTCTGAATATGTGGTGGGAAATCGTTTTTCCATCTTTATTGCCGTTCTTTATCATATCAGAAATGCTTATAGGATTCGGGGTGGTGAAGTTCATTGGGGTACTGCTCGAACCATTCATGCGCCCATTGTTCAAAGTTCCAGGCGTCGGTGGCTTCGTATGGGCGATGGGTATGGCAACAGGCTTCCCCTCAGGAGCGAACCTGACAGCGCGGCTTCGCAAAGAGGGCCAGCTAACAAGGATAGAAGCGGAACGCCTTGTCTGTTTTACAAATTCATCGAATCCACTATTCATTTTTGGGGCTGTCTCAGTTGGATTTTTCTACAATCCGAACCTTGGGGTCATCCTAGCCCTTTCCCACTACCTGGGGAATTTTACAGTAGGATTGTTCATGCGGTTTTATGGAAGAGAGCAAACAGGATCAAAGCCGGAAAGAAAGAAAAAACCCTCCATCCGGGCAGCATTTTCATCACTCCATCAAACGAGGATCAAAGAAGAACGGCCAATCGGGAAAATTCTTGGGGATGCTGTCGTATCCTCGATACAGACTCTGTTGATGATCGGTGGTTTCATCATCCTGTTTTCAGTCATTAACAAACTACTATTCTTTTTACATATCACTTCTTTCATCAGCATTTTCATTAACGGATTTTTTCATATGATCGATTTTCCAGAAGCCTTGGGCATTCCCTTTATTTCCGGCTTGTTCGAAATCACCTTAGGAAGCAAAATGACCAGTCAAGCAGAAGCAGCAAACCTTATGCAGCAAGCCATGACCGTCAGCTTCATTCTTGGATTCAGCGGCTTCAGCGTTCAGGCCCAGGTAGCCAGTATTTTGGCCAATACTGATATTCGGTTTAAGCCATTTTTTGCAGCCAGAATCCTTCATGGATTTTCCGCTGCCTGTTTGACCTTTTTAATGTGGAAACCACTTTTCGAAAGGTTTTACAGCACCGGCATCCCCTCGTATTCCACGCCTGTATTCCTTCATTCAGAAAGCAGGTTATGGAAGGATGCCCTTGAATTCTTCATACATTTTGGCCCGATGATTACCATTGGAGCGCTGGTCCTGTATATAATCCTATATACTAGAAAGATTTTTATCCATTAA
- the rsmD gene encoding 16S rRNA (guanine(966)-N(2))-methyltransferase RsmD: protein MRVISGTCKGRPLKSVSGNQTRPTTDKVKESIFNMIGPYFEGGHGLDLFAGSGGLGIEALSRGFEHVIFVDRDNKAFQTIRTNIGLCGFEECSEVYKNDAERALRAVVKREIAFDGIFLDPPYKKQQLTKILSSISKHNLLNENGYIVCEHSSDIILPREIDGLKMIRNETYGLIGVSIYTLAKTLMEGKD from the coding sequence GTGAGAGTCATATCTGGAACATGCAAAGGACGACCGTTGAAATCGGTCTCTGGAAATCAAACAAGACCAACGACAGATAAAGTGAAAGAATCGATCTTTAATATGATCGGGCCATACTTCGAAGGTGGACATGGCCTGGATTTGTTCGCAGGAAGCGGCGGGCTGGGAATCGAAGCATTGAGCAGAGGATTTGAGCATGTCATTTTTGTCGATCGGGACAATAAAGCATTTCAAACAATCAGGACGAATATTGGACTGTGCGGATTCGAAGAATGCAGTGAAGTCTATAAAAATGACGCTGAAAGAGCTTTACGGGCAGTGGTTAAGAGAGAAATCGCTTTTGATGGGATATTTTTGGATCCTCCATATAAAAAGCAGCAGCTTACCAAAATATTAAGCAGCATCAGCAAACATAATTTATTAAATGAAAACGGATACATAGTGTGTGAACACAGTTCGGATATCATCCTGCCTCGGGAAATAGATGGTCTGAAAATGATCAGGAATGAAACATATGGATTGATAGGCGTATCCATTTATACACTAGCGAAGACGTTGATGGAGGGAAAAGATTAA
- the coaD gene encoding pantetheine-phosphate adenylyltransferase, translating into MASIAVCPGSFDPITFGHLDIIRRGAKVFDQVYVTVLNNSSKTALFTPEERIQLIHEVTKDIPNVKVDSFQGLLIEYAKKVGASAIIRGLRAVSDFEYEMQITSMNRVLNEDIETFFIMTNNQYSFLSSSIVKEVAKYDGNISELVPKPVEAALKKKYFG; encoded by the coding sequence ATGGCGAGCATTGCAGTTTGTCCCGGGAGTTTTGATCCAATTACTTTTGGACACCTCGATATCATTCGGCGCGGGGCGAAGGTGTTTGATCAAGTCTATGTGACGGTATTGAACAATTCTTCCAAGACGGCCCTGTTTACACCTGAAGAAAGGATTCAATTAATCCACGAAGTGACCAAGGACATTCCGAATGTGAAAGTGGATTCCTTTCAGGGATTGTTAATAGAATATGCAAAAAAGGTAGGAGCCAGCGCAATCATAAGGGGCTTGAGGGCCGTATCCGATTTTGAATATGAGATGCAGATCACTTCAATGAACAGAGTGCTGAATGAAGATATTGAAACATTTTTCATCATGACAAATAACCAGTATTCATTCCTGAGCTCCAGTATCGTTAAAGAAGTGGCAAAGTATGATGGGAATATTTCAGAACTCGTCCCTAAACCGGTGGAAGCAGCTTTAAAGAAAAAATATTTCGGATAA